The genomic DNA ACGAGATAAAATGGCAAAGGCAATTGTAGATGTAATGGGAAATTTACAGCCACATTTACGTGACGTTCCAGATTTTAAACACAAACTTTGGGATCAGTTGTATATTATGGCAGATTTTAAATTAGATGTAGAATCTCCTTACCCACAGCCATCAAAGGAAGAATTAAGAGAAAAGCCAGAAGGTTTAGCATACCCAAAATCTGCATCTAGATACCGCTATTATGGTAACAATATTCAAACCATGATAGATATTGCTTTGAGTTGGGAAGATGGAGATAAAAAGGAAGCATTGGTTTTTACCGTTGCAAATCACATGAAAAAATGCTATTTAAACTGGAATAAAGACACGGTTGACGATGCAGTGATTTTTAAGCATTTATTCGATTTATCTGATGGGAAAATTGATTTAAGAGAAACTGAAGAAGCTCTTTCTGAAAGCAAAAATTTGTTAAGAAAAAGAAGT from Polaribacter sp. ALD11 includes the following:
- a CDS encoding DUF4290 domain-containing protein — translated: MTFDLEYNSERPLMIIPEYGRHIQKLVDHCLALETKEERDKMAKAIVDVMGNLQPHLRDVPDFKHKLWDQLYIMADFKLDVESPYPQPSKEELREKPEGLAYPKSASRYRYYGNNIQTMIDIALSWEDGDKKEALVFTVANHMKKCYLNWNKDTVDDAVIFKHLFDLSDGKIDLRETEEALSESKNLLRKRSTQGQSTSKTTYKKPQHSNQNKNRKR